From a single Microbacterium terrisoli genomic region:
- a CDS encoding GspE/PulE family protein: protein MRGLAQTLVLTGAMRAAEMSEAIAQHGDGAELTAQLVASRAITPAQLAEAVAVHTGYRYVDMSGATLDPTVVALVSGALCRRYQIIPLDRRGERLLVGMLDPTDIIAIDDVTSITDLQVEPVVVASDALEQAFERYLRSDEELSDLSEQLGEAADQTDSIAFTEALDGQDADAPVVRFVNLLISQAINDRASDIHIEPGERQLTVRYRIDGVLHEMQKADRAIQDGIISRLKIMSSIDIAEKRKPQDGRLSVSHDGRTIDVRVATLPTVWGEKIVMRILDTSAQLLTMSDLRFSTANEERFTAAITRPHGMVLVTGPTGSGKSTTLYTALRAVADPRVNIITVEDPVEFRIPGINQVQVNPRAGLTFQSALRSILRSDPDVVLVGEIRDQETAVISIEAALTGHLVLSTLHTNDAPSALTRLTEIGTEPYLVATALSAVVAQRLARQLCTRCRVPLGADADTLAAVGLPEHLVEGSQVYRAVGCNACSNTGYRGRIALHEVMSVSDEIEQRLVAHATGTELRELALAQGMVSLRDDGWEKAASGLTTIEEVLRVSM, encoded by the coding sequence GTGAGAGGACTCGCGCAGACGCTCGTGCTGACCGGCGCGATGCGCGCGGCCGAGATGTCGGAGGCGATTGCTCAACACGGTGACGGCGCCGAGCTGACCGCGCAGCTGGTGGCTTCGCGGGCGATCACGCCGGCGCAGCTGGCCGAGGCCGTCGCGGTGCACACCGGGTACCGCTACGTCGACATGAGCGGGGCCACACTGGATCCGACGGTCGTCGCGCTGGTGTCGGGGGCGCTGTGTCGCCGCTATCAGATCATTCCGCTCGATCGACGTGGCGAGCGGCTGCTTGTGGGCATGCTCGATCCGACCGACATCATCGCGATCGACGATGTGACGAGCATCACCGACCTGCAGGTCGAGCCGGTGGTCGTGGCATCCGATGCCCTGGAGCAGGCGTTCGAACGCTACCTGCGCAGCGACGAAGAGCTCAGCGACCTGTCCGAGCAGCTGGGCGAGGCGGCCGATCAGACGGATTCGATCGCGTTCACCGAGGCTCTGGACGGGCAGGATGCCGATGCCCCCGTCGTGCGGTTCGTCAATCTGCTGATCTCGCAGGCCATCAACGACCGTGCCAGCGACATCCACATCGAGCCCGGTGAACGGCAGCTGACGGTGCGGTACCGCATCGACGGTGTGCTGCACGAGATGCAGAAGGCCGACCGGGCGATTCAGGACGGCATCATCTCGCGGCTGAAGATCATGTCGTCGATCGACATCGCCGAGAAGCGCAAGCCGCAGGACGGACGTCTGAGCGTCTCGCACGACGGACGCACGATCGATGTGCGTGTGGCGACCCTGCCGACGGTGTGGGGCGAGAAGATCGTCATGCGCATCCTCGACACGTCGGCGCAGCTGCTGACGATGAGCGATCTGCGGTTCTCGACCGCCAACGAGGAACGGTTCACCGCGGCGATCACGCGGCCGCACGGCATGGTGCTGGTGACGGGCCCCACCGGGTCGGGCAAGTCGACGACGCTGTACACGGCGTTGCGTGCGGTGGCCGATCCGCGGGTGAACATCATCACGGTCGAAGATCCGGTGGAGTTCCGCATTCCGGGCATCAATCAGGTTCAGGTGAACCCGCGTGCGGGGCTGACATTCCAGTCGGCACTGCGGTCGATTCTGCGCAGCGACCCGGATGTCGTGCTGGTCGGCGAGATCCGCGACCAAGAGACCGCCGTCATCTCGATCGAGGCGGCGCTGACCGGTCACCTGGTGCTCTCGACGCTGCACACGAATGATGCGCCCAGTGCGCTGACCCGTCTCACCGAGATCGGCACGGAGCCGTATCTGGTGGCCACGGCGCTGTCGGCGGTGGTGGCGCAGCGGCTGGCGCGGCAGTTGTGCACGCGGTGTCGAGTGCCGTTGGGAGCGGATGCCGACACCCTGGCAGCAGTGGGTCTGCCCGAGCACCTGGTGGAGGGTTCGCAGGTGTATCGCGCGGTCGGATGCAACGCGTGCTCGAACACGGGCTATCGCGGCCGGATCGCGCTGCACGAGGTCATGAGCGTGTCGGATGAGATCGAACAGCGTCTGGTGGCGCATGCGACCGGCACCGAACTGCGTGAGCTGGCGCTGGCGCAGGGCATGGTGTCGCTGCGCGACGACGGCTGGGAGAAGGCGGCGTCGGGTCTGACGACGATCGAAGAGGTGTTGCGCGTCTCGATGTGA
- a CDS encoding prepilin-type N-terminal cleavage/methylation domain-containing protein — protein sequence MHRRSDDSGFGLVEIVIALFLLGIIAVAILPVMINGIRYSSEQSTVATATRQLSALVDQARENATSCAGLAALAGGRIFPDGAGHNFTTTTVAGACTPGDTSRLTITAKQGMTTLASVDALIFIPAP from the coding sequence GTGCATCGGAGATCTGATGATTCAGGCTTTGGCCTCGTCGAGATCGTCATCGCACTGTTCCTACTAGGGATCATCGCGGTGGCGATCCTGCCGGTGATGATCAACGGCATTCGGTATTCGTCCGAGCAGTCGACGGTCGCAACGGCGACGCGGCAATTGAGCGCGCTTGTTGATCAGGCCCGTGAGAACGCCACTAGCTGCGCCGGGCTTGCCGCCCTCGCCGGCGGTCGCATCTTCCCAGACGGTGCCGGCCACAATTTCACCACGACGACGGTCGCGGGCGCCTGTACTCCCGGCGACACCAGCCGCCTCACCATCACGGCGAAGCAGGGTATGACAACACTTGCTTCTGTCGACGCATTGATCTTCATTCCTGCGCCATGA
- a CDS encoding type IV pilus twitching motility protein PilT: MSADDLTHLLTVGARRAASDVHITAGQPPLMRVDGDLVPVPGYEAPLATEWVEDVAYGLMSLEQRDEFHEQHEVDLAHAEPAIGRFRVNVFRQLGEIAIALRYIPERVFSLDELGIPQIARELALHPRGLVLLTGPTGSGKSTTLTAMVDIINSTRPVHVVTIEDPIEFQHTSRKALIHQREVGSDTASFTEALRRVLRQDPDVILVGELRDPESISIALSAAETGHLVLSTLHTQGAAKAVNRIVDVFPADQQHQIRAQLGDTLRGIISQTLLPMAQSNGRCIATEVLINTPAVANLIREGQVAQLYTAMQAGVGVGMHTLDQDLRRMVSEGLVSMAVARTFADDPKSLDGVVVRHKDFDAESWSVHADEQLDEWGTLA, from the coding sequence ATGAGTGCCGATGATCTCACCCACCTGCTTACCGTCGGCGCGCGGCGCGCGGCATCCGACGTCCACATCACGGCGGGGCAGCCGCCTCTCATGCGCGTGGACGGTGACCTGGTGCCGGTTCCGGGCTATGAGGCGCCGCTGGCGACCGAATGGGTCGAAGACGTGGCCTACGGGCTGATGAGCCTCGAGCAGCGCGACGAGTTCCACGAGCAGCATGAGGTCGACCTGGCCCACGCCGAGCCGGCGATCGGCCGGTTCCGAGTGAACGTGTTCCGCCAGCTCGGTGAGATCGCGATCGCCCTGCGCTACATTCCCGAGCGGGTGTTCTCACTCGACGAACTCGGTATTCCGCAGATCGCCCGCGAGCTCGCACTGCACCCACGTGGCCTCGTGCTGCTGACCGGCCCCACCGGGTCGGGAAAGTCGACGACGCTGACAGCGATGGTCGACATCATCAACAGCACCCGCCCCGTGCACGTGGTCACGATCGAAGACCCGATCGAGTTTCAGCACACCAGCCGCAAGGCGCTGATCCACCAGCGCGAGGTCGGCAGCGACACCGCATCGTTCACCGAGGCGCTGCGCCGCGTGCTGCGGCAAGACCCCGACGTGATCCTCGTCGGCGAGCTTCGTGACCCCGAATCGATCTCGATCGCCCTGTCGGCGGCCGAGACCGGGCACCTGGTGCTCTCGACCCTGCACACTCAGGGCGCGGCAAAGGCCGTAAACCGCATCGTCGACGTCTTTCCCGCCGACCAGCAGCACCAGATCCGTGCACAGCTGGGCGACACGCTGCGCGGCATCATCAGCCAGACGCTGCTGCCGATGGCACAGTCCAACGGCCGCTGCATCGCGACCGAAGTACTGATCAACACGCCGGCGGTGGCCAACCTCATTCGCGAGGGTCAGGTCGCCCAGCTCTACACGGCCATGCAGGCAGGTGTCGGCGTCGGCATGCACACTCTTGATCAAGACCTGCGGCGGATGGTCTCGGAAGGGCTTGTGTCGATGGCCGTCGCCCGCACGTTCGCCGACGATCCGAAGTCGCTGGACGGAGTGGTCGTGCGCCACAAGGACTTCGACGCCGAATCGTGGTCGGTGCACGCCGATGAGCAGCTGGACGAATGGGGGACTCTCGCATGA
- a CDS encoding type II secretion system F family protein: MSIVQEFAYKALEQTTGSVVKGTVEASNESAVAGKLRAQGLTPLDVSLLSKTGLHREITLPSFSKTISAKSLAVFSRQMAALINAGLPLMRTLAILTDQTADKKLKPVLTQVAADVESGSSFSAALGRHGLVFPPLMISIIRVGETGGFLGQALNTIAENYRKEAELHGKIRAATTYPLVVLIIALIGVVVMVTFVVPIFEKMFAGLGKALPLPTQILVNISHNMIWILPLLIVLVIVGWVWWARNRYTDGYRRVVDPFKLKLPIFGKLTTKIAVARFARNLSMMLDAGVPIIQALSIVGQASNNWKIEQAVRDVQDSVRSGKSFAAPLSRAEVFPEIVPQMVAVGEESGTLAEMLASIADFYEEEVATATDQLSSMIEPILIVGLGIVIGGMVVSLYLPIFTLYGDIANQH; encoded by the coding sequence ATGAGCATCGTGCAGGAGTTCGCGTACAAGGCCTTGGAGCAGACGACCGGCAGCGTCGTCAAGGGGACGGTCGAGGCATCCAACGAGTCGGCCGTCGCGGGCAAGCTGCGTGCGCAGGGATTGACACCACTCGACGTCTCGCTGTTGTCCAAGACCGGGCTGCACCGCGAGATCACGCTGCCGAGCTTCAGCAAGACGATCTCGGCCAAGTCGCTGGCCGTGTTCTCGCGGCAGATGGCGGCGCTGATCAACGCCGGCCTGCCGCTGATGCGCACGCTCGCGATTCTCACCGACCAGACCGCCGACAAGAAGCTCAAGCCCGTGCTGACGCAGGTCGCCGCCGACGTCGAGAGCGGATCGTCCTTCTCGGCAGCGCTCGGCCGGCACGGGCTGGTCTTTCCGCCGCTGATGATCTCGATCATCCGCGTCGGCGAGACTGGCGGCTTCTTGGGTCAGGCGTTGAACACGATCGCGGAGAACTACCGCAAAGAGGCGGAACTGCACGGCAAGATCCGCGCGGCGACGACCTACCCGCTTGTCGTGCTGATCATCGCGCTCATCGGCGTGGTGGTCATGGTCACTTTCGTCGTGCCGATCTTCGAGAAGATGTTTGCCGGATTGGGCAAGGCACTCCCGCTACCCACGCAGATTCTCGTGAACATCTCGCACAACATGATCTGGATCTTGCCGCTGCTGATCGTGCTGGTGATCGTGGGGTGGGTGTGGTGGGCGCGCAACCGCTACACCGACGGCTACCGGCGCGTGGTCGACCCGTTCAAGCTGAAGCTGCCGATCTTCGGCAAGCTGACCACCAAGATCGCCGTCGCCCGGTTCGCGCGCAACCTGTCGATGATGCTCGATGCGGGCGTGCCCATCATCCAGGCCCTGTCGATCGTGGGGCAGGCGTCGAACAACTGGAAGATCGAGCAGGCCGTGCGTGACGTGCAGGACTCGGTCCGGTCCGGCAAGTCGTTCGCGGCGCCCTTGTCGCGCGCCGAGGTCTTCCCCGAGATCGTGCCGCAGATGGTCGCCGTCGGAGAAGAATCAGGAACCCTCGCTGAGATGCTCGCCAGCATCGCGGACTTCTACGAAGAAGAGGTCGCCACCGCGACCGACCAGCTGTCGTCGATGATCGAGCCGATTCTGATCGTCGGGCTCGGCATCGTCATCGGCGGCATGGTGGTCTCGCTGTATCTGCCGATCTTCACGCTGTACGGAGACATCGCCAACCAACACTGA
- the pilM gene encoding type IV pilus biogenesis protein PilM has protein sequence MSRSIIGVEITEECARAVEVTTGRTPQIVASGEAPLPAEAAHDSEVLDPGAVALAIRQLWSTAKFRSRNVTLGVASRRILVREYTTTAMKPDLLRKALPFQVQDLLPVPVSQAVLDYYPISQTGDQVHGLLVAAVSETIEQIIATFARAKVRISDVDLTAFGLARATAALVPTGTGAIVYAGDHTTQVVVTRDGVPDFVRIVPVDLATPAVRRRQIAPTEEDALDALLAGRPAQVPEAELVAAGVTPVRRSGLRASEAERPYGDFLARVRSTLSFYSNRPDAQPFDQVLLTGPGAVIDGVAESLAGSVEAPVRLVGATDLAVGRMPLPPGEHAHALVSTLGLVLGKDR, from the coding sequence ATGAGCAGATCGATCATCGGTGTGGAGATCACCGAGGAATGCGCGCGCGCGGTCGAAGTCACGACCGGCCGCACGCCGCAGATCGTCGCTTCGGGTGAAGCGCCGCTGCCGGCTGAGGCCGCGCACGACTCCGAAGTGCTCGACCCGGGCGCGGTGGCCCTAGCGATCCGCCAGCTGTGGTCGACGGCGAAATTCCGCTCGCGCAACGTCACGCTCGGCGTCGCAAGTCGACGCATTCTGGTGCGCGAATACACCACCACGGCAATGAAGCCCGACCTGCTGCGCAAGGCGCTGCCGTTCCAGGTGCAAGACCTGCTGCCGGTGCCGGTCAGCCAGGCCGTGCTCGACTATTACCCGATCTCACAGACCGGTGACCAGGTGCACGGTCTGCTGGTAGCTGCGGTGTCAGAGACCATCGAGCAGATCATCGCGACCTTCGCTCGTGCCAAGGTGCGCATCAGCGACGTCGACCTGACTGCGTTCGGGCTCGCCCGTGCGACGGCCGCTCTGGTGCCCACGGGCACGGGAGCGATCGTGTATGCCGGCGACCACACGACGCAGGTCGTCGTCACCAGAGACGGCGTGCCCGACTTCGTGCGCATAGTGCCTGTGGACCTTGCGACACCCGCTGTTCGCCGGCGCCAGATCGCTCCCACTGAGGAGGACGCCCTCGATGCCCTGCTGGCGGGTCGGCCCGCACAGGTGCCCGAGGCCGAGCTCGTGGCCGCAGGCGTCACACCTGTGCGCCGCAGCGGGCTGCGTGCGAGCGAAGCCGAGCGGCCGTATGGCGACTTCCTGGCCCGGGTGCGCAGCACGCTCTCGTTCTATTCGAACCGGCCAGATGCCCAGCCGTTCGACCAAGTGCTGCTCACCGGCCCCGGCGCAGTCATCGACGGCGTCGCCGAATCGCTCGCGGGCAGCGTCGAGGCGCCCGTGCGCCTGGTCGGAGCCACCGATCTGGCCGTAGGCCGGATGCCGTTGCCACCCGGTGAGCATGCACACGCGCTGGTGAGCACGCTCGGACTCGTTCTCGGAAAGGACCGCTGA
- a CDS encoding VanZ family protein has protein sequence MQLKADAARGDAPTWRTLPTLAKVGTVVIWAVFVVYAIVLLKLLLFSRPAGVEQRMNLIPFATISHYLFNDAATVQRFALGNVVGNIVAFAPLGVFLPLLRRRTGIWTNLLIVVCASVAVEVVQGVFGLGSSDIDDVILNTLGGLVGILFFTALRLILRRWSRVIAVVAALSLLVVPVFFYLLFVIRLQL, from the coding sequence ATGCAGCTGAAAGCCGACGCCGCCCGAGGCGATGCGCCGACATGGCGCACGCTGCCGACGCTCGCAAAAGTTGGCACGGTGGTCATCTGGGCCGTGTTCGTCGTGTACGCCATCGTCCTGCTCAAGCTGCTGCTGTTCTCGCGGCCGGCCGGCGTCGAGCAGCGAATGAACCTGATTCCGTTCGCGACCATCTCGCATTACCTGTTCAACGATGCGGCGACGGTGCAGAGGTTCGCGCTCGGCAACGTCGTGGGCAACATCGTCGCCTTTGCTCCGCTCGGCGTCTTCTTGCCTCTGCTGCGCCGCCGCACCGGCATCTGGACGAATCTGCTCATCGTCGTCTGTGCGAGCGTCGCGGTAGAGGTCGTTCAGGGCGTCTTCGGACTCGGCTCCTCAGACATCGATGACGTCATCTTGAACACGCTCGGCGGGCTCGTCGGCATCCTGTTCTTCACTGCCCTGCGCCTGATCTTGCGCCGCTGGAGTCGCGTGATCGCGGTGGTGGCGGCACTGTCGCTGCTGGTCGTGCCGGTGTTCTTCTATCTGCTGTTCGTCATCAGATTGCAGCTGTGA
- a CDS encoding prepilin peptidase, whose protein sequence is MTAFILIFAALFGLAIGSFLNVVAYRVPAKVSLMRESRCPACDAPIRAYQNVPVLSWIALRARCSNCKAPIAKRYPIVEAITGVAFVVVTWWVISGGAGTGPSSRAGFAGARTGTYLDDPSVWVVLVGYLYFVSLAIVLTLIDLDVHRLPNSIVLPAYPVTLILFTVACLLGADWSSLLRAAVGGAAMYVFYFIVRLISPRGMGGGDVKLAGVIGLYLGWVGWSTLVVGAFAAFLFGGVFGILLILLRRAGRKTAIPFGPWMLLGAWAGLFAGAWVGRWYLGLYS, encoded by the coding sequence GTGACTGCCTTCATTCTCATCTTCGCAGCCCTGTTCGGGCTCGCCATCGGATCGTTCCTCAACGTCGTTGCGTACCGTGTGCCGGCAAAGGTTTCGCTTATGCGCGAGAGCCGGTGCCCCGCCTGCGACGCACCAATTCGGGCGTACCAGAACGTGCCGGTGCTGTCGTGGATCGCGCTGCGCGCCAGGTGCTCGAACTGCAAGGCGCCGATCGCGAAGCGGTACCCGATTGTTGAAGCGATCACGGGGGTGGCGTTCGTAGTTGTGACGTGGTGGGTCATCAGTGGGGGAGCGGGTACTGGCCCTTCGTCTCGCGCCGGCTTCGCCGGGGCTCGCACAGGGACCTATTTGGATGACCCGAGTGTGTGGGTTGTGCTCGTTGGCTATCTCTACTTCGTGAGTTTGGCGATCGTGCTCACGCTCATCGATCTTGACGTGCATCGGCTGCCGAACAGCATCGTGCTGCCGGCATACCCGGTCACGCTCATTCTGTTCACGGTCGCGTGTCTGCTCGGTGCCGACTGGTCGAGCCTGCTGCGGGCAGCCGTCGGCGGCGCCGCGATGTATGTCTTCTACTTCATCGTTCGCCTGATCAGTCCGCGCGGCATGGGCGGCGGCGACGTCAAACTCGCCGGCGTGATCGGCCTGTATCTCGGGTGGGTCGGCTGGAGCACGCTCGTGGTGGGCGCCTTCGCCGCATTTCTGTTCGGCGGAGTCTTCGGCATCCTGCTGATTCTGCTGCGCCGCGCCGGGCGCAAGACGGCGATTCCGTTCGGACCGTGGATGCTGCTGGGCGCGTGGGCGGGGCTGTTCGCGGGCGCATGGGTCGGACGCTGGTATCTGGGGCTGTACAGCTGA
- a CDS encoding PilW family protein, whose amino-acid sequence MTSSTSAHDDDGITLVELIVYIVVLGIVMSVITMLFINTWKAQASVTSQTQATTRGQLVSSEIERAMRNAVDFKVLDSGATLEVNTSFTGDRQCQGFALTGAGLSMTISSNTTEPAIGTWPVWQERVESVSGVPLFTELDTTGVAYAFDATSDSAPVRFTGDTYTRNQTLGTMGGCWE is encoded by the coding sequence ATGACTTCTTCGACCTCAGCGCACGACGACGACGGCATCACCCTCGTGGAGCTGATCGTCTACATCGTGGTGCTCGGCATCGTGATGAGCGTGATCACGATGCTCTTCATCAACACGTGGAAAGCGCAGGCGAGTGTGACGTCGCAGACGCAGGCAACCACACGCGGCCAGCTCGTGTCTTCGGAGATCGAGAGAGCCATGCGCAACGCAGTGGACTTCAAGGTGCTGGACTCCGGTGCCACGCTCGAAGTGAACACGTCGTTCACCGGTGACCGTCAGTGTCAAGGCTTTGCACTCACGGGAGCGGGCCTGAGCATGACTATCAGCTCGAACACTACCGAGCCGGCCATCGGGACGTGGCCAGTGTGGCAAGAACGGGTGGAATCGGTCAGTGGTGTTCCCCTGTTCACCGAGCTTGACACGACGGGTGTCGCGTACGCGTTCGATGCGACGAGCGACTCCGCACCGGTGCGGTTCACCGGTGACACGTATACACGCAACCAGACATTGGGAACGATGGGCGGGTGCTGGGAATGA
- a CDS encoding prepilin-type N-terminal cleavage/methylation domain-containing protein: protein MRNTIHNLIEAKKAEREESGEAGFSLIELIIVVVIIGILAAIAIPIFANIQKNANDAAAQSAAANGATAAAIIASKSGAVTADVTGATFADLTKAPVSAVAATITGVDISTICVVATYTGGNYTAWGVGPGCTAAQAGGH from the coding sequence ATGCGTAACACCATCCATAACCTCATCGAGGCCAAGAAGGCCGAACGTGAGGAAAGCGGCGAGGCCGGCTTCTCGCTCATCGAGCTGATCATCGTCGTGGTGATCATCGGCATCCTGGCCGCCATCGCGATCCCGATCTTCGCGAACATCCAGAAGAATGCCAACGACGCCGCAGCGCAGTCTGCGGCTGCCAACGGTGCGACAGCTGCAGCAATCATCGCGTCGAAGAGCGGCGCAGTTACGGCTGACGTTACGGGCGCGACTTTCGCCGATCTCACGAAGGCTCCCGTCTCGGCAGTGGCGGCGACCATCACCGGCGTGGACATTTCGACGATCTGCGTTGTGGCAACGTATACCGGCGGAAACTACACCGCGTGGGGTGTCGGCCCCGGATGTACTGCGGCCCAAGCCGGCGGTCACTGA
- a CDS encoding ATP-grasp domain-containing protein, with translation MSHIGILTQVGDLHAELVAHWIRQAGGRVSLVYADCVPAEGGISFDPAHAARARLRSADGVITPEDLDLVWWRRVGKARVPEQVQDADAREVVSNDSRDSVVGLFRSGFRGVWVSDPDATRNAEFKLVQLRAAVDVGLRVPATLVSQVPDDIREFCVRVGGRMVVKPVASTMDVPLRAGVLELEDLPGDDALSLSPAIYQEFAPGSQHLRACAWGSTVICGRLESPIMDWRTDPRPRVDTAEIDADTAGRLCALNDRLGLEMGISDLKPAADGGPPYWLEVNPQGQFLFLEGLGGPEVAKPFADFLLARSGEGAV, from the coding sequence TTGTCGCACATCGGCATCCTGACGCAGGTCGGTGATCTGCACGCCGAATTGGTGGCGCACTGGATCAGGCAGGCCGGCGGTCGGGTGTCTTTGGTGTACGCCGACTGCGTGCCGGCAGAGGGCGGAATCAGTTTCGATCCGGCCCACGCGGCCAGAGCGCGGCTGCGGTCTGCCGACGGCGTCATCACGCCAGAGGATCTCGATCTGGTGTGGTGGCGTCGGGTCGGCAAAGCCCGCGTCCCCGAGCAGGTGCAAGATGCCGATGCCCGCGAGGTCGTCTCGAACGACAGCCGGGATTCGGTGGTGGGTCTGTTCCGGTCGGGCTTCCGCGGTGTCTGGGTCAGCGACCCGGACGCGACGAGGAACGCAGAGTTCAAGCTCGTGCAGCTGAGGGCGGCCGTCGACGTCGGGCTGCGGGTTCCCGCCACCCTGGTCAGCCAGGTGCCCGACGACATCCGGGAGTTCTGCGTGCGGGTCGGCGGCCGCATGGTCGTCAAACCCGTCGCGAGCACGATGGATGTGCCGTTACGGGCAGGTGTGCTCGAGCTGGAGGACCTGCCGGGGGATGACGCGCTCTCCCTTTCTCCCGCCATCTATCAGGAGTTCGCGCCGGGGTCGCAGCATCTGCGTGCCTGCGCGTGGGGCTCGACGGTCATCTGCGGGCGTCTCGAGTCGCCCATCATGGACTGGCGCACCGACCCGAGGCCGAGAGTGGACACTGCCGAGATCGACGCCGACACCGCGGGTCGCCTGTGCGCGCTCAACGACAGGCTGGGCCTCGAGATGGGGATCTCTGACCTGAAGCCGGCGGCCGACGGTGGGCCGCCGTACTGGTTGGAGGTCAATCCGCAAGGGCAGTTCCTCTTTCTCGAAGGGCTGGGCGGCCCGGAGGTCGCCAAGCCGTTCGCCGATTTTCTGCTCGCGCGTTCGGGTGAGGGTGCTGTCTGA
- a CDS encoding TetR/AcrR family transcriptional regulator codes for MARRGAVLRDHILEQAKEAFLEAGFERTSMDAVAARAATSKRSLYAHFATKEVLLLAVLDYVDELFQHRMMTPASYADDPVDAAALYCARFLQMLGWASLTQTCRLGIEVAVQFPDAAARLHEVFFGSTTARLADHVGASYTLDAAAAQSLAGELLGATVYPELPRLLFGLSETRPDVPEIQTLTEDVDVEAIRRQVGVRLAGVAA; via the coding sequence ATGGCGCGTCGCGGGGCGGTGCTGCGTGATCACATCCTCGAGCAGGCCAAAGAGGCCTTTCTCGAGGCCGGGTTCGAGCGCACGTCGATGGATGCCGTGGCCGCCCGCGCGGCGACGTCGAAGCGATCGCTCTATGCGCATTTCGCGACGAAAGAGGTGCTGCTGCTCGCCGTGCTCGACTATGTCGACGAGCTGTTCCAGCACCGGATGATGACCCCGGCCAGCTACGCGGACGACCCCGTCGACGCAGCCGCGCTCTACTGCGCGCGCTTTCTGCAGATGCTCGGCTGGGCGTCGCTGACCCAGACCTGTCGGCTGGGCATCGAGGTGGCCGTGCAGTTCCCCGACGCCGCCGCGCGGCTGCACGAGGTGTTCTTCGGTTCGACCACGGCGCGACTGGCTGATCATGTGGGGGCGTCGTACACACTGGATGCCGCAGCTGCGCAGTCGCTGGCGGGGGAGCTGCTCGGCGCCACGGTCTATCCCGAGCTGCCGCGGCTGCTGTTCGGCCTCAGCGAGACGCGGCCCGACGTGCCTGAGATCCAGACGCTGACGGAGGACGTTGATGTCGAGGCGATCCGTCGGCAGGTGGGGGTGCGGCTGGCGGGCGTTGCGGCGTGA
- a CDS encoding NAD(P)H-binding protein, producing MIVVTAPTGHIGSKVLTGLLDQPEPVRVIARDPQKLPPAALERFDVITGSHHDPSVLDRALTDANALFWLMPAERTAPSIYDAYVTASIPGAEASRRHGVQRVVIVSALGRGTGIYGGHISASLAMEDLFRSTGVHVRALANPTFIDNLLRQIPALQAGVLTGNLPGDLALPTVATADIATTAVRLLLDHTWTGQDTIGVMGPEDLSMNDTARILTEVLGTPIRYERGDRAGDLQAFMGYGFSEAVAQALVDMDVAKERGIDRAIARTPENTTPTSLRRFAEEVLKPAMDAASPRHAAA from the coding sequence ATGATCGTCGTCACCGCCCCCACCGGTCACATCGGCAGCAAAGTTCTGACCGGACTGCTCGACCAGCCCGAGCCCGTGCGGGTCATCGCCCGCGATCCGCAGAAGCTGCCCCCGGCCGCGCTCGAGCGCTTCGACGTCATCACGGGATCGCACCACGATCCGTCCGTCCTCGACCGGGCGCTGACGGATGCCAACGCGCTCTTCTGGCTGATGCCCGCCGAGCGCACCGCCCCCAGCATCTATGACGCGTACGTCACCGCGAGCATCCCCGGCGCCGAGGCATCCCGCCGCCACGGAGTCCAGCGCGTGGTCATCGTCTCGGCCCTCGGTCGCGGCACCGGCATCTACGGCGGCCACATCTCCGCGTCGCTCGCGATGGAAGATCTGTTCCGCTCCACCGGTGTGCACGTGCGCGCCCTGGCCAACCCGACGTTCATCGACAACCTGCTGCGGCAGATCCCCGCACTGCAGGCCGGCGTCCTCACCGGCAACCTGCCGGGCGACCTCGCGCTGCCCACCGTGGCGACCGCTGACATCGCGACCACCGCCGTGCGGCTGCTGCTCGATCACACCTGGACCGGTCAGGACACGATCGGCGTGATGGGCCCCGAGGACCTGTCGATGAACGACACGGCGCGCATCCTCACCGAGGTATTGGGCACTCCGATCCGCTACGAGCGCGGCGACCGCGCCGGCGACCTGCAGGCGTTCATGGGGTACGGGTTCTCTGAGGCCGTCGCCCAGGCGCTGGTCGACATGGACGTCGCCAAAGAGCGCGGCATCGATCGGGCCATCGCGCGCACGCCCGAGAACACGACCCCGACGTCGCTGCGCCGGTTCGCCGAAGAGGTGCTGAAGCCGGCGATGGATGCCGCGTCACCGCGGCACGCTGCCGCCTGA